In Spirochaeta thermophila DSM 6578, the following proteins share a genomic window:
- a CDS encoding HAD-IA family hydrolase: MIRHILLDLDDTLYEGSEHLSSVVDARMTEFVARLLEVPEDQALRMRRYYAPRYGSTLTWLSEGCGLPDPLLDAFLEYVHPEDIRPFIRRPEVDETWLAGLEVPFSIFTNAPLEHALRVLSAIDVSPGLFTRIFDVRACGYRGKPHASAYHHVLSSLGIPASASLLVDDREENVRALVGLGGYGVLLLRDGQEGPYPFPTIRSLRELPRILEELDGRLARL; encoded by the coding sequence ATGATACGGCACATACTCCTCGACCTCGACGACACCCTCTACGAAGGCTCCGAACACCTCTCGAGTGTGGTGGACGCACGGATGACCGAGTTCGTCGCACGTCTCCTGGAGGTCCCGGAGGATCAGGCCCTCAGGATGCGTAGATACTACGCCCCCCGGTATGGCTCCACCCTCACCTGGCTCTCCGAAGGATGCGGACTCCCGGACCCCTTGCTCGACGCCTTCCTGGAGTACGTCCACCCGGAGGACATCCGGCCTTTCATCCGGAGACCGGAGGTCGACGAAACCTGGCTCGCCGGCCTCGAGGTACCCTTCTCCATCTTCACCAACGCCCCCCTCGAGCACGCACTCAGGGTCCTCTCCGCCATCGATGTCTCCCCCGGTCTCTTCACCCGGATCTTCGACGTCCGGGCCTGCGGCTACCGGGGAAAGCCCCACGCCTCCGCCTACCACCACGTCCTCTCTTCGCTCGGCATCCCGGCCTCGGCATCTCTCCTCGTGGACGACAGGGAGGAGAATGTACGGGCCCTCGTCGGCCTGGGCGGCTACGGCGTGCTCCTCCTGCGGGATGGACAGGAAGGCCCCTATCCCTTCCCTACGATACGCTCGCTCAGAGAACTCCCCCGGATCCTGGAGGAATTGGATGGACGTCTCGCTCGTCTATAG
- a CDS encoding DUF2156 domain-containing protein yields the protein MAEYTGSLTSDVQKEVPSYPDWGPLDLSMRPLLHPRLVMIPEGISEFTFADLYLFRHTYSYRITMLPGGTFAISGHKEGKRFFMLPCGLPEWDVLEDLFRTHDFLKNLSESHCREFRPRLEEKGYVVEEDRDNFDYLYRREDLADLSGRKYHKKRNMIKAFINNYTYEEVPITKARIEDALAVLEAWREEKGEEGDYEAAREALILCRPLRLRGYLYYVDGRPAAYTLGEPVARGRMFAVHFEKALSGYKGIYQFINHAFAATLPKHYRYINREQDLGIPGLRQAKMSYHPCGFVRKYKVTKK from the coding sequence ATGGCTGAATATACCGGTTCCCTCACCAGCGACGTGCAGAAGGAAGTCCCCTCGTATCCCGACTGGGGTCCCCTCGATCTCTCCATGCGGCCCCTCCTCCATCCCCGGCTCGTGATGATCCCCGAGGGGATCTCGGAGTTCACCTTCGCCGACCTCTACCTCTTCCGTCACACCTATTCCTACCGCATCACCATGCTCCCCGGAGGAACCTTCGCCATCTCGGGGCACAAGGAGGGGAAACGCTTCTTCATGCTCCCCTGCGGGCTTCCGGAATGGGACGTGCTCGAAGACCTCTTCCGGACCCACGACTTCCTCAAGAACCTCTCGGAGTCCCATTGTCGGGAGTTCCGGCCCCGTCTCGAGGAGAAGGGATACGTGGTGGAGGAGGACAGGGACAACTTCGACTACCTCTACCGGAGGGAGGATCTCGCCGACCTCTCGGGCCGCAAGTACCACAAGAAGCGCAACATGATCAAGGCCTTCATCAACAACTACACCTACGAGGAGGTTCCCATCACCAAGGCGAGGATCGAAGACGCCCTTGCGGTGCTCGAGGCATGGCGAGAGGAGAAGGGTGAGGAAGGCGACTACGAGGCGGCCAGGGAGGCCCTCATCCTCTGCCGCCCCCTGCGCCTCAGAGGGTACCTCTACTATGTGGACGGCCGTCCTGCGGCCTACACCCTGGGCGAACCCGTGGCACGGGGGAGGATGTTCGCCGTACACTTCGAGAAGGCCCTCTCCGGCTACAAGGGAATCTATCAGTTCATCAACCACGCCTTCGCGGCCACCCTTCCTAAGCACTACAGGTACATCAACAGGGAACAGGACCTCGGTATACCGGGACTCAGGCAGGCGAAGATGAGCTACCATCCCTGCGGATTCGTGAGGAAGTACAAAGTAACGAAAAAGTAG
- a CDS encoding ABC transporter ATP-binding protein, which produces MSDTVLQVEDLRTYFRTDDGVVKAVDGVSFSVRAGEIVGIVGESGCGKSVTSLSVMRLIPSPPGKIVGGRILFQGKDLLELPEKDMRSIRGKDISMIFQDPMTSLNPFLRISTQMIETIRLHQGLEAKAAREKAVEMLSLVGIPSPHKRIDAYPHQFSGGMRQRVMIAMALSCNPKILIADEPTTALDVTIQAQILDLMKDLAHRFGTSVILITHDLGVVAGMCNRVHVMYAGRIVEEAPVDRLFVSAAHPYTSALINSVPRLDKPRGRRLFSIPGQPPNLIDLPECCPFYPRCPKAMDVCKRAYPPEKVLEDGHTVKCWLYAEEGSR; this is translated from the coding sequence ATGAGTGATACGGTACTACAGGTGGAAGATCTGCGCACGTATTTCAGAACCGACGACGGAGTGGTGAAGGCGGTCGACGGGGTCTCGTTCTCGGTGCGCGCAGGCGAGATCGTGGGAATCGTGGGTGAGTCGGGATGCGGCAAGTCGGTGACGAGCCTCTCCGTGATGAGGCTCATCCCCTCTCCTCCGGGGAAGATCGTGGGGGGGAGGATCCTCTTCCAGGGAAAGGATCTCCTCGAGCTTCCGGAGAAGGACATGAGGAGTATCAGAGGGAAGGATATCTCCATGATTTTCCAGGATCCGATGACCTCCCTCAACCCTTTCCTGCGGATCTCCACGCAGATGATCGAGACGATCCGGCTCCACCAGGGGCTCGAGGCGAAGGCGGCCCGTGAGAAGGCCGTGGAGATGCTCTCTCTCGTGGGTATCCCTTCGCCTCACAAACGCATCGACGCCTATCCCCACCAGTTCTCGGGGGGGATGCGCCAGCGCGTGATGATCGCCATGGCCCTCTCGTGCAACCCGAAGATCCTCATCGCGGACGAGCCTACCACGGCGCTCGACGTGACCATACAGGCGCAGATCCTCGACCTCATGAAGGATCTCGCCCACAGGTTCGGCACCTCGGTGATCCTCATCACCCACGACCTGGGGGTGGTGGCCGGTATGTGCAACAGGGTGCATGTCATGTACGCAGGACGCATCGTGGAGGAGGCGCCCGTGGACAGGCTCTTCGTCTCTGCCGCCCACCCGTACACGTCGGCCCTCATCAACTCGGTGCCCCGTCTCGACAAACCCCGGGGGAGGCGTCTCTTCTCGATCCCCGGGCAGCCGCCCAACCTCATCGATCTGCCGGAGTGTTGTCCCTTCTACCCCAGGTGTCCGAAGGCCATGGACGTCTGCAAGAGGGCCTATCCTCCGGAGAAGGTGTTGGAAGACGGCCACACGGTGAAGTGCTGGCTCTATGCCGAAGAAGGGAGTCGATGA
- a CDS encoding ABC transporter permease, whose product MAQERVSASDNAAQAEEHRLSNIPAKGTSLTKDAWRRLKKHRMAMVGLGIVTFYVLISLLAPILPIHRYDFQVPVHQNLPPSLKPAGEVWYDTEYEYLLKKAAAEGRSELTEEEKAHLEEIRYRIEHDRIVVDGKEINPHTRVYVLGTDYLGRDMLARIIYGGQISIAIGVIGTLTSVLIGILVGAIAGYLGGRVDYILMRIVDVMYGLPYMLIVIILMAVFGNNMFNLFFALALVSWLTVARVVRGQIISLKNAEFVEAARAMGAPTSRIIFRHLVPNTLGVIIVFSSLRIPSFIMMEAFLSFLGLGISAPYASWGSLIRDGVEGMTLYPWRLFFPALAMTLFLFAMNFLGDGLRDAFDPKSKNAL is encoded by the coding sequence ATGGCACAGGAGCGAGTATCTGCATCGGACAACGCGGCTCAGGCGGAGGAGCACAGGCTTTCGAACATACCGGCAAAGGGTACGAGCCTCACGAAGGACGCCTGGAGGAGGCTCAAGAAACACAGGATGGCAATGGTGGGTCTCGGGATCGTGACCTTCTACGTCCTCATATCGCTGCTCGCCCCCATCCTCCCCATCCACAGGTATGACTTCCAGGTGCCGGTACATCAGAACCTTCCGCCTTCGCTCAAGCCGGCGGGTGAAGTCTGGTACGACACAGAGTACGAGTACCTCCTGAAGAAGGCGGCCGCCGAGGGACGTTCCGAACTCACCGAGGAGGAGAAGGCCCATCTCGAGGAGATCCGTTACCGGATCGAACATGACCGCATCGTGGTGGACGGCAAGGAGATCAACCCGCACACGAGGGTGTACGTACTCGGCACGGACTACCTGGGCCGCGATATGCTCGCCCGAATCATCTACGGGGGCCAGATATCGATCGCCATCGGAGTCATCGGTACGTTGACGAGCGTACTCATCGGGATCCTGGTGGGGGCCATCGCCGGGTATCTCGGGGGGCGGGTGGACTACATCCTCATGAGGATCGTGGACGTGATGTACGGACTCCCCTACATGCTCATCGTGATCATCCTCATGGCGGTCTTCGGCAACAACATGTTCAACCTCTTCTTCGCCCTCGCCCTGGTGAGCTGGCTCACCGTGGCCCGAGTGGTGAGGGGCCAGATCATTTCCCTCAAGAATGCGGAGTTCGTCGAAGCCGCGCGGGCCATGGGGGCACCCACGTCCCGGATCATCTTCCGACACCTCGTCCCGAACACCCTGGGCGTGATCATCGTCTTCTCCAGTCTCAGGATCCCCTCGTTCATCATGATGGAGGCCTTTCTCTCGTTTCTCGGGCTCGGCATCTCGGCTCCCTATGCCTCCTGGGGGTCCCTCATCCGTGACGGTGTGGAAGGGATGACCCTCTACCCCTGGCGCCTGTTCTTCCCCGCGCTCGCCATGACGCTCTTCCTTTTCGCCATGAATTTCCTGGGGGATGGACTGAGGGACGCCTTTGATCCGAAGAGCAAAAACGCGTTGTGA
- the glnA gene encoding type I glutamate--ammonia ligase, with amino-acid sequence MIPAKTPKELMAFVEREKVEIVDFRFMDFPGLWQHFSIPARELSEKTFEEGLGFDGSSIRGWQAINESDMLVIPVLESAFLDPFTQHKTLVLICNIHDPVTHEAYTKDPRNIARKAEAYLKSSGIGTTAYFGPEAEFFVFDDIRFDQTVNAGYYYIDSMEGRWNSGREENPNLGYKPRYKEGYFPVPPTDSLQDLRSEMTLILESIGVPIEAQHHEVATGGQCEIDMRFDSLVTMADKLLKYKYAIKNTARKYNKTVTFMPKPLFGDNGSGMHVHVSIWKDDKNLFAGNGYAGLSETALYAIGGILKHAPAILAFTNPTTNSYKRLVPGFEAPVNLAYSSRNRSAAIRIPMYSDSPKAKRIEFRCPDPSCNPYLAFSAILMAAIDGIQNKIDPGQPLDKNIYDLPPEEAAQVPQTPGSLREALKALEEDHDFLLKGDVFTEDVIETWISYKMQNEVLAVETRPHPWEFALYYDI; translated from the coding sequence ATGATTCCAGCCAAGACACCAAAAGAGCTCATGGCCTTCGTGGAGAGGGAGAAGGTCGAGATCGTGGACTTCCGTTTCATGGATTTCCCGGGCCTCTGGCAGCACTTCTCCATCCCTGCCCGCGAGCTCTCCGAAAAGACCTTCGAGGAGGGGCTCGGGTTCGACGGGTCGAGCATCCGGGGATGGCAGGCGATCAACGAGTCGGACATGCTCGTGATCCCCGTGCTCGAGAGCGCCTTCCTCGATCCGTTCACCCAGCACAAGACCCTGGTGCTCATCTGCAACATCCACGATCCCGTGACCCACGAGGCCTACACCAAGGACCCCCGCAACATCGCCCGCAAGGCCGAGGCCTACCTCAAGTCCTCGGGAATCGGCACCACGGCCTACTTCGGCCCCGAGGCCGAGTTCTTCGTCTTCGACGACATCAGGTTTGACCAGACCGTGAACGCAGGCTACTACTACATCGATTCCATGGAGGGGCGATGGAACTCGGGCCGTGAGGAGAACCCGAACCTGGGGTACAAGCCTCGCTACAAAGAAGGGTATTTCCCCGTGCCGCCCACCGATTCGCTCCAGGACCTCCGGAGCGAGATGACGCTCATCCTCGAGAGCATCGGGGTGCCCATCGAGGCTCAGCACCACGAGGTGGCCACCGGAGGGCAGTGCGAGATCGACATGCGCTTCGACTCGCTCGTCACCATGGCCGACAAGCTCCTCAAGTACAAGTACGCGATCAAGAACACGGCACGGAAGTACAACAAGACCGTGACCTTCATGCCCAAGCCCCTCTTCGGCGACAACGGGTCGGGGATGCACGTGCACGTCTCCATCTGGAAGGACGACAAGAACCTCTTCGCAGGGAACGGGTATGCCGGACTCTCCGAGACCGCCCTCTATGCGATCGGGGGTATCCTCAAGCACGCCCCCGCGATCCTCGCCTTCACCAACCCCACGACCAACAGCTACAAGCGGCTCGTGCCGGGGTTCGAGGCGCCCGTGAACCTCGCCTACTCCAGCAGGAACCGGAGCGCGGCGATCCGCATCCCCATGTACTCCGACAGTCCCAAGGCGAAGCGCATCGAGTTCCGCTGTCCCGACCCCTCCTGTAACCCCTACCTCGCCTTCTCGGCCATCCTCATGGCCGCCATCGACGGCATCCAGAACAAGATCGATCCGGGCCAGCCGCTGGACAAGAACATCTACGACCTGCCGCCCGAAGAGGCCGCCCAGGTTCCACAGACACCGGGCTCGCTTCGTGAGGCCCTCAAGGCCCTCGAGGAGGACCACGACTTCCTGCTCAAGGGAGACGTGTTCACCGAGGACGTGATCGAGACATGGATCTCCTACAAGATGCAGAACGAGGTGCTCGCGGTGGAGACGAGGCCCCATCCCTGGGAGTTCGCCCTCTACTACGACATCTGA
- the pepT gene encoding peptidase T, producing the protein MNGTGFHKDIEIDSQRLLERFLTYVRVGTSSDRKSASSPSTPSQWDLLRLLERECEGLGLEVSLSDRGCLYAELPPTPGCEDSTPLCFLTHVDTSEDAPGEGVTPVVHRGYRGGDLRLPHGRITLEEAPELARYAGAPIVTSDGTTLLGADDKAGIAEVMSAVETLVRHPEVAHGPVMLVFTSDEEVGRGTEGLDFDRIAGRVCYTVDGGEEGSLETECFHAWKVVAECTGRPVHPGTARGKLVNAVSMASLLVSLLPRNESPEATDGEYGFYYPLGIEGEVHRARVEILLRDFKSGEMERRKETLRALARAVEASFPGGGVSLSFEEQYRNMGEVEGGDPRIVDHARRAVEEVCGEVKVRRIRGGTDGARIAERLGQPVPNLFTGAMLMHSTHEWVALPVMERAAAVVLRLISLWTDSENSGTL; encoded by the coding sequence ATGAACGGGACCGGGTTTCACAAGGATATCGAGATAGACTCCCAGCGGTTGCTCGAACGCTTCCTCACGTATGTGAGGGTGGGGACCTCGTCCGACAGGAAGAGTGCTTCCTCGCCGAGCACCCCCTCCCAGTGGGACCTCCTTCGGCTCCTCGAGAGGGAGTGTGAGGGGTTGGGTCTGGAGGTCTCGTTGAGCGATCGGGGATGTCTCTACGCCGAGCTTCCCCCCACACCGGGGTGTGAGGACAGCACGCCCCTCTGTTTCCTCACCCATGTGGACACCTCTGAGGATGCCCCGGGAGAGGGAGTGACTCCTGTCGTGCATCGTGGGTACCGGGGGGGCGATCTCCGGCTCCCTCACGGTCGTATCACCCTCGAGGAGGCGCCCGAGCTCGCCCGTTATGCAGGGGCGCCGATCGTCACCTCGGACGGGACGACCCTCCTCGGTGCGGACGACAAGGCGGGGATCGCCGAGGTGATGAGCGCCGTGGAGACCCTGGTGCGCCATCCTGAGGTGGCGCACGGTCCGGTCATGCTCGTCTTCACCTCCGACGAGGAGGTGGGGAGGGGTACCGAGGGGCTCGACTTCGATCGGATCGCAGGGAGGGTCTGCTACACCGTGGACGGGGGAGAGGAGGGTTCGTTGGAGACCGAGTGCTTCCATGCCTGGAAGGTGGTGGCGGAATGCACGGGGCGCCCGGTGCATCCGGGCACCGCACGGGGAAAGCTCGTCAATGCGGTGAGCATGGCGTCCCTCCTCGTCTCCCTCCTCCCGCGTAACGAAAGCCCCGAGGCGACCGACGGTGAGTACGGTTTCTACTATCCGTTGGGGATCGAGGGTGAGGTGCACCGGGCCAGGGTGGAGATCCTCCTCAGGGACTTCAAGAGCGGGGAGATGGAGCGGAGGAAGGAGACGCTACGGGCCCTCGCCCGTGCGGTGGAGGCGTCCTTTCCGGGTGGCGGGGTGTCCCTCTCCTTCGAGGAACAGTACCGGAACATGGGCGAGGTGGAAGGAGGGGATCCCCGCATCGTGGACCATGCCCGGAGGGCGGTGGAGGAGGTGTGCGGTGAGGTGAAGGTGCGCAGGATCAGGGGGGGGACCGACGGGGCGAGGATCGCCGAACGGCTCGGGCAGCCGGTACCCAACCTCTTCACCGGGGCGATGCTCATGCATTCCACCCATGAGTGGGTGGCGCTTCCGGTCATGGAACGTGCGGCGGCGGTGGTCCTGAGACTCATTTCCCTTTGGACAGATTCCGAAAATAGTGGTACACTATAG
- a CDS encoding ABC transporter ATP-binding protein translates to MMDRSESLLTVENLKVHFPLQEGIIVKKTVGYIRAVDGVSFSLGSGETLGLVGESGCGKSTTIRAINQLYRPTAGKVIFEGKDLTSLSLKNLLAVRKDIQMIFQDPYASLNPRMVVRDIIAEPLEIYVQRGLLSMSKKEIDERVEGLMDRVGLSPLYKNRYPHEFSGGQRQRIGIARALALNPRLILADEPVSALDVSIQSQILNLLKDLQEEYGLSYLFIAHDLAVIEYVSHRVAVMYLGKIMEVARSEELYRNPLHPYTQALLSAIPIPDPQVEAKRKRIILSGDVPSPDVERKGCYFYDRCPRRMDVCRERIPRLVDREEGHQVACFLYGDEAEEEPAPGRPQSLARSSAH, encoded by the coding sequence ATGATGGATCGAAGCGAATCTCTCCTTACGGTCGAAAACCTGAAGGTCCACTTCCCCCTCCAGGAGGGGATCATCGTGAAGAAGACCGTGGGTTACATACGCGCCGTGGACGGCGTCTCCTTCTCGCTCGGTTCCGGTGAAACGCTGGGGCTGGTGGGAGAGTCCGGCTGCGGGAAATCGACCACCATCAGGGCCATCAATCAACTCTACCGGCCCACGGCGGGGAAGGTGATCTTCGAGGGGAAGGACCTCACGTCCCTCTCCCTCAAGAATCTCCTCGCGGTGCGCAAGGACATCCAGATGATCTTCCAGGACCCCTATGCCTCCCTCAATCCCCGGATGGTGGTGAGGGACATCATCGCCGAGCCGCTCGAGATCTATGTGCAGCGGGGTCTCCTCTCGATGTCGAAGAAGGAGATAGACGAGCGCGTGGAGGGCCTCATGGACCGGGTGGGCCTGTCACCGCTCTACAAGAACCGCTATCCGCACGAGTTCTCGGGAGGGCAGCGACAGCGGATCGGGATCGCCCGCGCCCTGGCCCTCAACCCCCGTCTCATCCTCGCCGACGAGCCGGTGAGCGCCCTGGACGTCTCCATCCAGTCGCAGATCCTCAACCTGCTCAAGGACCTCCAGGAGGAGTACGGGCTCTCCTATCTGTTCATCGCCCACGACCTCGCGGTGATCGAGTACGTGAGCCACAGGGTGGCCGTCATGTACCTGGGGAAGATCATGGAGGTGGCCCGGAGCGAGGAGCTCTACAGGAACCCCCTCCACCCCTACACCCAGGCCCTCCTCTCCGCCATACCCATCCCCGATCCGCAGGTGGAGGCGAAGCGGAAGCGCATCATCCTCTCGGGCGACGTGCCCTCGCCCGACGTGGAGCGAAAGGGGTGTTACTTCTACGACAGGTGTCCCCGGAGGATGGATGTGTGTCGCGAGCGGATTCCCCGCCTTGTAGACCGCGAGGAGGGGCACCAGGTGGCGTGTTTCCTCTACGGAGACGAGGCCGAGGAGGAGCCGGCGCCCGGAAGGCCGCAGAGCCTCGCGAGATCGTCCGCCCACTGA